In a single window of the Cucumis melo cultivar AY chromosome 11, USDA_Cmelo_AY_1.0, whole genome shotgun sequence genome:
- the LOC103501965 gene encoding GDSL esterase/lipase At1g06990: MAAANFIPLTVYMTWLLLSKACNAVEPKTSRSFPAILVFGDSTIDPGNNNYILTLFRANFHPYGRDFPGQIPTGRFSNGKLVPDLLASRLGIKELVPAFLDPNLSDDDLRTGVSFGSAGSGYDDLTTTISGVIPVLKQIDLFENYIKKLKRIVGEEEAKKILGDGLTVVSAGTNDFIFNFYDIPRRSLEYNINGYQAFVQNRLQSFIQGLYQLGCRNMIVAGLPPIGCIPVQETLAFQDPKDRKCIQNQNSDSQNYNINLTKLLHDLQELLPGSKIHYIDIYNPMIDMINNPQKYGFIQTTKGCCGTGLGETGALCNPKTPTCEEPKKYLFWDSVHPTESAYSFICDNIVKQLGSYLIQNPSSP, encoded by the exons ATGGCAGCGGCTAACTTCATTCCTCTGACAGTGTATATGACTTGGCTGCTTCTTAGCAAAGCATGCAATGCTGTAGAGCCTAAAACTTCTCGATCTTTTCCTGCCATTCTCGTATTTGGTGATTCTACAATTGACCCAGGTAATAACAACTACATTCTCACCTTGTTCAGAGCTAATTTTCATCCATATGGCAGAGATTTCCCTGGCCAGATTCCCACAGGAAGGTTCTCCAATGGGAAACTCGTTCCTGATCTCCTGGCATCAAGATTAGGGATAAAGGAGCTTGTTCCAGCTTTTTTAGATCCCAATCTATCTGATGATGACCTGAGAACCGGTGTCAGTTTTGGGTCAGCAGGGTCAGGTTATGATGATCTTACTACTACTATATCTGGTGTCATTCCAGTTCTAAAGCAGATTGATCTTTTTGAGAATTAcattaaaaaactaaaaagaattgTGGGTGAAGAGGAGGCTAAAAAGATTCTCGGTGATGGTTTGACTGTTGTAAGTGCAGGAACTAATGACttcatttttaatttctatGACATTCCTAGAAGGTCATTGGAGTACAATATCAATGGTTACCAAGCCTTTGTGCAGAATAGGCTACAAAGTTTTATCCAG GGATTGTATCAACTCGGATGTCGCAACATGATTGTAGCAGGACTTCCTCCAATTGGTTGCATACCTGTTCAAGAGACTCTAGCATTCCAGGATCCTAAAGATCGAAAATgtattcaaaatcaaaattcagATTCCCAAAATTACAATATCAACCTCACTAAGTTATTGCACGACTTGCAAGAACTACTTCCTGGAAGCAAAATTCACTACATTGACATTTACAATCCAATGATCGATATGATCAATAATCCACAAAAATACG GTTTCATACAAACGACAAAAGGTTGTTGCGGGACCGGTTTGGGGGAAACAGGAGCTTTGTGTAATCCGAAGACACCAACATGTGAGGAGCCTAAGAAATACTTGTTTTGGGATAGTGTTCATCCTACTGAATCAGCCTACAGTTTCATTTGCGACAACATTGTCAAGCAACTAGGGTCGTATTTGATTCAGAATCCATCTTCCCCCTAA
- the LOC103501875 gene encoding pentatricopeptide repeat-containing protein At3g18110, chloroplastic produces the protein MACSAVLPLAFTSSSKVCKPTSSSSSSIEQHIEIHTNTSQKFRYSRASPSVRWPNLKLTESFQLPSQTHFTAPPPSSQTHMVDESEVSPRTQTSEIRDGSSVEEDELESSRMVSDETQEVLGRPSKTRVKKMNKLALKRAKDWRERVQFLTDRILALKPDEFVADVLDDRKVQMTPTDFCFVVKWVGRSNWQRALEVYEWLNLRHWYSPNARMLATILAVLGKANQETLAVEIFTRSEPAIGNTVQVYNAMMGVYARNGRFVLVQELLDLMRKRGCEPDLVSFNTLINARMKSGPMTPNLSLQFLNEVRKSGVRPDIITYNTLISACSRESNLEEAMKVYNDMERHNCLPDLWTYNAMISVYGRCGLASRAEQLFMELESKGFFPDAVTYNSLLYAFAREGNVEKVKEICEEMVSNGFGKDEMTYNTIIHMYGKQEQHDLAFQLYRDMKLSGRIPDEVTYTILIDSLGKSSKIEEAANIMTEMLDSGVKPTLRTYSALICGYGKVGKPVEAEKIFDCMLRSGIRPDYLAYSVMIDLFLRFNETKKAMLLYKEMVCDGLTPDGILYEVMLRNLVKENKLDDIDKVIRDMQEECGMNPQAISSVLIKGECYGHAAKMLRVAIETGYDLDNENLLSILSTYSLSGRHLEACELLEFLKEKTSNSNQLVTESLIVVLCKTKQIDAALVEYGNMKRVFGSYGTSSLMYECLIQGCQEKELFDTASHIFSDMMFYGVKISDNLYQVMILMYCKRGYPEIAHYLLERAELEGIVVDDVSTYVEIIDSFGELKLWQKAESLVGNMRLKLAAVDRKIWNALIQAYAKCGCYERARAVFNTMMRDGPSPTVISINGLLQALIADNRLKELYIVVQELQDMGFKISKSSVLLMLDAFARDGNIFEVKKIYHGMKAAGYLPTMHLYRSMIALLCKGKRVRDVEAMLSEMEEAGFKPDLFILNSVIKLYVGVEDFKNASRVYHLILETGLTPDEDTYNSLIIMYCRDCRPEEGLSLMHEMKRRGMEPVLDTYKSLISALSKRQLVEEAEELFEELRGSGYKLDRFFYHVMMKMFRNTGNHLKAESLLVMMKESGIDPTVATMHLLMVSYGSSGHPKEAEKVLNDLKATGMDLDTLPYSSVIDAYLRNRDYSGGIQKLMAMKADGIEPDYRIWTCFIRAASLSESSSEAIIILNALQDTGFDLPIRLLTQKSGTLILEVDQFLEKLGALEDDDAAFNFVNALEDLLWAFELRATASWVFQLAIKRSIYRQDIFRVADKDWGADFRKLSAGSALVALTLWLDHMQDASLQGFPESPKSVVLITGTAEYNMISLNSTLKVCLWEMGSPFLPCRTRSGLLIAKAHSLRMWLKDSSFCLDLELKDAPALPEFNSMKVIDGCFIRRGLVPAFKDITGRLGFVRPKKFSRLALLPDEKRDKVIEADLEGRKEKLEKVKQLIESGKAKRITKIKKRAYYRRLDALKKK, from the exons ATGGCATGTTCAGCTGTGCTTCCGTTGGCTTTCACTTCTTCTTCCAAGGTATGTAAACCcacttcttcttcgtcttcttccaTTGAGCAACATATTGAAATCCACACAAATACGTCTCAGAAATTTCGCTATAGTAGAGCTTCTCCTTCTGTTAGATGGCCCAACTTAAAACTAACCGAGAGTTTTCAGTTACCGTCTCAAACCCATTTCACGgctcctcctccttcttcgCAGACCCACATGGTCGATGAATCGGAGGTCTCTCCAAGAACCCAGACTTCCGAAATTAGGGATGGGAGTTCTGTAGAAGAAGATGAGTTAGAATCTTCGAGAATGGTGAGTGATGAAACTCAAGAGGTTCTAGGGAGGCCTAGCAAGACACGAGTAAAAAAGATGAACAAATTGGCACTTAAGAGAGCCAAAGATTGGAGGGAGAGAGTGCAATTTTTGACTGATAGAATTTTAGCATTGAAACCTGATGAATTTGTGGCTGATGTGTTAGATGATAGGAAAGTTCAAATGACACCCACTGACTTTTGCTTCGTAGTGAAATGGGTGGGGCGTTCGAATTGGCAAAGGGCTTTGGAGGTTTATGAATGGTTGAATTTGAGACACTGGTATTCACCCAATGCTCGGATGTTGGCTACCATCTTGGCAGTGCTTGGAAAGGCCAATCAAGAAACGTTGGCAGTAGAAATTTTCACAAGGTCTGAGCCTGCCATTGGCAATACTGTCCAAGTTTATAATGCTATGATGGGCGTATATGCGCGAAATGGTCGGTTTGTTCTGGTTCAGGAGTTACTTGATTTGATGCGTAAGAGAGGGTGTGAGCCTGATCTTGTGAGTTTCAACACATTAATAAATGCACGTATGAAGTCAGGACCCATGACACCGAATTTATCTCTTCAATTTCTAAATGAGGTTAGGAAGTCAGGTGTTAGACCCGATATAATAACGTATAATACTTTAATTAGTGCTTGTTCTCGTGAATCGAATCTTGAAGAAGCAATGAAAGTATATAATGATATGGAGAGACATAATTGTCTACCTGATTTATGGACTTACAATGCTATGATATCAGTTTATGGGAGGTGTGGGCTGGCTAGCAGGGCTGAGCAACTCTTTATGGAACTAGAGTCCAAAGGGTTCTTTCCTGATGCAGTGACATATAATTCACTATTATATGCTTTTGCTAGAGAAGGGAATGTAGAGAAGGTAAAGGAGATTTGTGAAGAAATGGTAAGCAATGGGTTTGGTAAAGATGAGATGACATACAATACGATTATCCACATGTATGGGAAACAGGAGCAACATGACCTGGCTTTCCAGCTTTATAGAGATATGAAATTGTCAGGCCGAATCCCTGATGAAGTTACATACACTATTCTTATTGATTCACTTGGAAAATCTAGTAAAATAGAAGAAGCTGCAAACATAATGACTGAGATGTTGGATTCTGGAGTCAAACCCACTTTAAGAACATATAGTGCTTTAATATGTGGGTATGGCAAAGTCGGGAAGCCAGTAGAAGCCGAGAAGATATTTGATTGTATGCTTAGGTCTGGGATTAGACCCGATTATTTGGCATACTCGGTTATGATTGATCTCTTTCTTAGGTTCAATGAGACAAAGAAGGCAATGTTGTTGTACAAGGAAATGGTGTGTGATGGTCTAACTCCAGATGGTATCCTCTATGAGGTTATGCTTCGGAACCTTGTGAAAGAGAACAAATTGGATGACATTGACAAAGTAATAAGAGACATGCAAGAGGAATGTGGTATGAATCCTCAAGCTATTTCTTCGGTTCTTATAAAGGGGGAATGCTATGGTCATGCCGCTAAAATGTTGAGAGTGGCCATTGAGACTGGTTATGACCTAGACAATGAgaatttattatctattttgaGTACGTATAGTTTGTCTGGCAGGCACTTGGAAGCTTGTGAATTACTAGAATTTTTGAAGGAGAAGACTTCAAATTCCAATCAGCTGGTTACTGAATCACTGATAGTTGTACTTTGTAAGACTAAGCAAATAGATGCCGCTTTAGTGGAATATGGCAATATGAAAAGAGTGTTTGGTTCGTATGGCACAAGTTCCTTAATGTATGAATGTTTGATTCAAGGATGCCAGGAAAAGGAACTCTTTGATACAGCATCTCACATTTTTTCTGACATGATGTTCTATGGTGTCAAAATTTCTGACAATCTGTACCAAGTCATGATACTTATGTACTGTAAACGAGGCTATCCTGAAATAGCCCATTATTTGCTTGAACGTGCAGAGCTTGAAGGGATTGTAGTAGATGATGTCTCTACTTATGTTGAAATTATTGATTCATTTGGGGAACTAAAACTTTGGCAGAAAGCTGAAAGTTTGGTTGGAAACATGAGGCTAAAACTAGCTGCCGTTGATAGGAAGATTTGGAATGCATTAATACAAGCTTACGCGAAATGTGGTTGCTACGAACGAGCAAGGGCTGTTTTTAATACCATGATGCGCGATGGTCCTTCTCCCACAGTGATTTCCATTAATGGTTTATTGCAAGCATTAATTGCTGATAACCGATTGAAGGAGCTTTATATTGTAGTTCAGGAGTTGCAAGATATGGGCTTTAAGATAAGCAAAAGTTCTGTTCTTTTGATGCTTGATGCATTTGCTCGAGATGGAAACATATTTGAGGTTAAGAAAATTTATCATGGAATGAAAGCTGCAGGTTATCTTCCAACGATGCATCTTTATAGAAGCATGATTGCTTTGTTATGCAAGGGAAAAAGAGTTAGGGATGTTGAGGCCATGCTATCAGAAATGGAGGAGGCTGGATTTAAACCTGATCTGTTCATATTGAATTCTGTCATCAAGCTGTATGTAGGAGTTGAGGATTTCAAAAATGCTTCTAGAGTGTACCATTTAATACTAGAAACTGGACTGACACCAGATGAGGATACTTATAACTCTTTAATTATAATGTATTGTAGAGATTGTAGACCGGAAGAGGGTTTGTCACTGATGCATGAAATGAAAAGGCGGGGTATGGAGCCTGTTCTGGACACCTATAAAAGTCTGATTTCAGCACTATCTAAAAGGCAGCTAGTTGAAGAAGCAGAGGAGCTTTTTGAAGAGTTGAGAGGAAGTGGATATAAATTAGACCGGTTTTTTTATCATGTAATGATGAAGATGTTCAGAAATACAGGAAATCATTTGAAAGCGGAAAGCTTACTTGTCATGATGAAAGAGTCTGGAATAGATCCCACTGTTGCCACTATGCACTTGTTAATGGTTTCCTATGGCAGTTCTGGCCACCCTAAGGAAGCTGAAAAGGTTCTCAATGATCTGAAAGCTACTGGCATGGATCTTGATACATTACCATATAGTTCAGTAATTGATGCCTATCTCAGAAACAGAGATTACAGCGGTGGAATCCAGAAACTGATGGCAATGAAAGCAGATGGTATAGAGCCCGATTATAGAATATGGACGTGCTTTATAAGGGCCGCAAGTTTGTCTGAAAGTTCAAGTGAAGCCATTATCATTTTAAATGCATTGCAAGATACAGGATTCGATCTTCCAATCAG GCTCTTGACACAAAAGTCGGGGACACTGATTCTGGAGGTTGACCAGTTTCTAGAGAAACTTGGAGCTTTGGAAGATGATGATGCAGCATTTAACTTCGTCAATGCTTTAGAGGATCTGCTGTGGGCATTTGAACTTCGAGCAACTGCATCATGGGTTTTTCAGTTGGCAATCAAGAGATCTATATACCGACAGGATATATTCAG GGTAGCTGACAAGGACTGGGGTGCTGATTTTAGAAAGCTGTCTGCTGGTTCAGCCCTTGTTGCTCTGACTTTATGGCTTGACCATATGCAG GATGCATCATTGCAAGGTTTTCCAGAATCTCCAAAATCAGTTGTTCTGATCACTGGAACAGCAGAATATAACATGATTTCACTCAATAGCACACTGAAAGTATGTCTATGGGAGATGGGTTCTCCTTTTCTACCTTGTAGAACTCGTAGCGGTCTTCTTATAGCAAAAGCTCACTCTCTCAGGATGTGGCTAAAAGACTCCTCTTTTTGTTTGGACCTTGAGTTGAAAGATGCCCCAGCTCTCCCAGAATTTAATTCGATGAAGGTCATCGATGGATGCTTCATAAGACGAGGTCTTGTTCCTGCATTCAAGGACATAACTGGAAGATTGGGATTTGTGAGGCCTAAGAAATTCTCTAGATTGGCTTTACTCCCTGATGAAAAGAGAGATAAGGTCATAGAAGCGGATTTAGAAGGTAGGAAAGAGAAGCTTGAAAAAGTAAAACAACTTATCGAGTCAGGGAAGGCGAAGAGGATAACGAAGATTAAAAAGAGGGCATACTATCGTAGACTCGATGCtctaaagaaaaaatag
- the LOC103501877 gene encoding GDSL esterase/lipase At2g30310-like produces MARANYLITALSIHIIWLLLLSKPCSALAPKTSRSFPAILIFGDSTVDTGNNNFIPTIFKANYWPYGKDFPGHVATGRFSDGKLIPDMVASKLGIKELVPPFLDPKLSDDDVKTGVSFASAGTGVDDLTAAISKVIPTMKQIDMFKNYIQRLQRIVGVDESKRIIGSALTVISVGTNDLTYNFYDIPTRQLQYNISGYQEFLQNRLQSLIKEIYQLGCRTIVVAGLPPIGCLPIQETISSPIPLNRRCLEYQNKDAEAYNQKLSKLLGSLQPQLPGSTLLYADIYTPLMDMINNPKKYGFEQTNIGCCGTGLVEAGPLCNKVIPTCEDPSKYMFWDSIHPSEATYKFVTESLLNQFSDRLN; encoded by the exons ATGGCACGAGCTAATTACCTCATTACTGCTCTATCGATCCACATAATTTGGTTGCTATTACTTAGCAAACCATGCAGTGCGCTAGCACCTAAAACTTCTCGATCTTTTCCCGCCATTCTCATATTCGGTGATTCGACAGTTGATACTGGGAATAACAACTTCATCCCCACTATTTTCAAGGCTAATTACTGGCCATATGGAAAAGACTTCCCTGGTCATGTTGCCACCGGAAGGTTTAGTGATGGAAAACTCATTCCTGACATGGTGGCATCTAAGTTGGGGATAAAGGAGCTCGTTCCTCCATTTTTGGATCCTAAACTGTCGGATGATGATGTCAAAACAGGAGTCAGTTTTGCATCTGCCGGTACGGGAGTCGATGATCTGACAGCTGCTATATCCAAAGTCATTCCTACGATGAAACAAATTGACATGTTCAAGAATTACATTCAAAGGCTTCAAAGAATTGTAGGTGTAGATGAAAGTAAGAGGATTATTGGCAGTGCTTTGACCGTCATTAGTGTAGGAACCAATGACTTAACCTACAATTTCTACGATATCCCAACCAGGCAATTGCAATACAATATTAGCGGTTACCAAGAATTTCTACAGAATAGGCTACAAAGCTTGATCAAG GAAATTTACCAGCTTGGATGTCGCACTATAGTGGTTGCTGGCCTCCCTCCAATTGGTTGTCTTCCCATTCAAGAGACCATATCATCCCCGATTCCTCTAAATCGAAGATGTTTGGAATACCAAAACAAAGATGCCGAAGCCTACAATCAGAAACTTTCAAAGTTGTTAGGTAGTTTACAACCACAACTCCCAGGAAGCACTCTTTTGTATGCTGACATTTACACTCCTCTCATGGACATGATCAATAATCCTAAAAAATATG GTTTTGAGCAGACGAACATTGGTTGCTGTGGAACTGGATTGGTTGAAGCAGGACCTCTATGTAATAAAGTAATTCCAACGTGTGAAGACCCATCAAAATATATGTTTTGGGATAGCATACATCCGAGTGAAGCAACCTACAAGTTTGTCACAGAGTCGCTTCTCAACCAATTTTCCGATAGGTTGAATTGA
- the LOC103501878 gene encoding GDSL esterase/lipase At2g30310-like, producing the protein MARATYHIAALSLHMIWLLFLSKPCTALEPKITRSFPSILIFGDSTVDTGNNNFISTIFKANYSPYGADFPGHVATGRFSDGKLIPDMVASKLGIKELVPPFLDTKLSDDNVKTGVSFASAGSGFDELTASVSNVIPVMKQIDMFKNYIRRLQGIVGVDESRKILNSALVIISAGTNDVNINFYDLPTRQLQYNISGYQDFLQDRLQSLIKEIYQLGCRTMVVAGLPPVGCLPIQESIAFQNPLDRKCLEEQNSDSKAYNQKLAHLLSNLQPQLPGSTILYADIYTPLIDMVNNPHNYGKPINHLIESHVYLNFLIGAFCRTGFEHVNVGCCGTGMAEAGPLCNSKTSTICENPSKFMFWDSIHPTEAAYKFITESLLKQFADRLN; encoded by the exons ATGGCAAGAGCAACTTACCATATTGCTGCTCTATCACTCCACATGATTTGGCTGCTATTTCTTAGCAAACCATGCACTGCTTTAGAGCCAAAAATTACTCGATCATTTCCCTCTATTCTCATATTTGGTGATTCCACAGTAGATACGGGAAATAACAACTTCATTTCCACAATTTTTAAGGCCAATTACTCTCCATATGGCGCAGATTTTCCTGGCCATGTTGCTACCGGAAGGTTCAGCGATGGAAAACTCATTCCTGATATGGTGGCCTCTAAGTTAGGGATAAAAGAGCTTGTTCCTCCATTTTTAGATACTAAATTGTCGGACGACAATGTGAAAACCGGAGTCAGTTTTGCATCTGCTGGCTCGGGCTTCGACGAACTCACAGCCTCTGTATCCAATGTAATTCCTGTGATGAAGCAAATTGATATGTTCAAGAATTACATCCGAAGGCTTCAAGGGATTGTAGGCGTGGATGAAAGTAGGAAGATCCTTAATAGTGCTTTGGTTATTATTAGTGCAGGAACCAATGACGTAAACATCAATTTCTACGACCTTCCCACGAGGCAGCTACAGTATAATATTAGTGGTTACCAAGATTTTCTACAGGACAGACTACAAAGCTTGATCAAG GAAATTTACCAACTTGGATGTCGCACTATGGTGGTAGCTGGGCTTCCTCCAGTTGGTTGCCTTCCCATTCAAGAGAGCATAGCATTTCAAAACCCCCTAGATCGAAAATGTTTGGAAGAACAAAACTCAGATTCCAAAGCCTACAATCAGAAGCTTGCACATCTGCTGAGCAATTTACAGCCACAGCTTCCTGGAAGCACAATTCTATATGCTGACATTTACACTCCCCTCATCGACATGGTCAATAATCCTCACAATTACGGTAAGCCAATAAATCATTTAATCGAATCACATGTTTACCTGAATTTTCTCATTGGGGCATTTTGTCGAACAGGGTTTGAGCACGTTAACGTAGGCTGCTGTGGTACCGGGATGGCAGAAGCAGGACCTCTGTGTAACAGTAAAACAAGTACAATATGTGAAAACCCATCAAAATTTATGTTTTGGGATAGCATTCATCCCACTGAAGCAGCTTACAAGTTCATCACCGAATCGCTTCTCAAGCAATTTGCCGATCGTCTAAATTAG